In Chromobacterium rhizoryzae, one genomic interval encodes:
- the panS gene encoding ketopantoate/pantoate/pantothenate transporter PanS — protein MLAIITRLFPLWALLLSAVAYQRPAAFTPLLPHTGLLLAVIMFAMGLTLTLDDFKRVLSRPAPVLAGLGLHYLVMPLAAWALARLFQMPPQLAIGMILVGSVASGTASNVIIYLSRGDVALSVTISSLSTLVGVIATPLLTRLYVDAAIKVEVAAMLLSILQIVILPIGLGLLAHRFFAPQVRRLEPLLPLLSMLAIVALIAAIVAGSKNHIAAVGGLSILAVMLHNAIGLLGGYWGGRLLGFDESVCRTLAIEVGMQNSGLAAQLGKAYFSPLAALPGALFSVWHNISGSLLAGYWRDKPAERGRQASRAGAQQSL, from the coding sequence GTGCTCGCCATAATCACCCGTCTGTTCCCGCTATGGGCCCTGCTGCTGTCCGCCGTCGCTTACCAGCGGCCGGCGGCGTTCACTCCGCTGCTGCCGCATACCGGTCTGCTGCTGGCGGTGATCATGTTCGCGATGGGGCTGACGCTGACGCTGGACGATTTCAAACGGGTGCTGAGCCGGCCGGCGCCGGTGCTGGCCGGACTGGGCCTGCACTATCTGGTGATGCCGCTGGCGGCCTGGGCGCTGGCGCGGCTGTTCCAGATGCCGCCACAGCTGGCCATCGGCATGATTCTGGTGGGCAGCGTCGCCAGCGGCACCGCGTCCAATGTGATCATCTATCTATCGCGCGGCGACGTGGCGCTGTCGGTCACCATTTCCTCGCTGTCGACGCTGGTTGGGGTGATAGCCACGCCGCTGCTGACCCGGCTGTACGTGGACGCGGCGATCAAGGTGGAAGTGGCGGCGATGCTGCTAAGCATTCTGCAGATCGTCATCCTGCCGATAGGCCTGGGCCTGCTGGCCCATCGCTTCTTCGCGCCCCAGGTCCGCCGGCTGGAGCCCTTGCTGCCGCTGTTGTCGATGCTGGCCATCGTCGCGCTGATCGCCGCCATCGTCGCCGGCAGCAAGAACCATATCGCCGCGGTGGGCGGGCTGAGCATTCTGGCGGTGATGCTGCACAACGCCATCGGCCTGTTGGGCGGGTATTGGGGAGGACGCTTGCTGGGCTTCGACGAATCGGTGTGCCGCACGCTGGCGATCGAGGTGGGCATGCAGAACTCCGGCCTGGCCGCCCAGCTGGGCAAGGCCTACTTCAGCCCGCTGGCGGCCTTGCCCGGCGCGCTGTTCTCGGTCTGGCACAATATTTCCGGCTCGCTCTTGGCCGGCTATTGGCGGGACAAGCCCGCCGAGCGGGGGCGTCAAGCGTCGCGGGCCGGCGCGCAGCAAAGCTTGTAA
- the dsdA gene encoding D-serine ammonia-lyase codes for MQATIAGKTVADWQASHPLLTPLMALQSLSWFNPALASAAEALADVGLSRADVVDADTRLRRFAPYLARVFPDAAASGGIIESPLLPLPAMRAALWAEAGLADGGGLWLKADNLLPISGSIKARGGIYEVLKHAESLALSHGLLREGDDYAGLDSAEARAFFGGYRVAVGSTGNLGLSIGIISAKLGFQASVHMSADARQWKKDLLRSHGVEVVEYPSDYSVAVAEGRKQAASDPRCHFVDDENSVNLFLGYAVAAERLRGQLAEQGVRVDAEHPLLVYLPCGVGGGPGGVAFGLKLAFGDAVHCLFAEPTHAPCMLLGVYTGLHDEVAVQDFGIDNLTAADGLAVGRPSGFVGRAMQRLIDGYYTVDDGELYRLLAMLEREQGLRLEPSALAGMPGPLRVLSESQGYRQRTGLSAERLSRASHLVWGTGGGMVPPAEMDAYLAEGRRRLSA; via the coding sequence ATGCAAGCGACGATTGCCGGCAAGACCGTGGCCGACTGGCAGGCCAGCCACCCCTTATTGACGCCCTTGATGGCCTTGCAGTCTTTGAGCTGGTTCAACCCCGCGCTGGCGTCGGCGGCGGAAGCGCTGGCCGACGTGGGCCTGAGCCGGGCCGATGTCGTGGACGCCGATACGCGCTTGCGCCGCTTCGCGCCCTATCTGGCGCGGGTGTTTCCGGACGCGGCCGCCAGCGGCGGCATCATCGAATCGCCGCTGCTGCCGCTGCCGGCGATGCGCGCGGCCCTATGGGCCGAGGCCGGGTTGGCGGACGGCGGCGGCCTGTGGCTGAAGGCGGACAATCTGCTGCCGATTTCCGGCTCCATCAAGGCGCGCGGCGGCATTTACGAGGTATTGAAGCACGCGGAAAGCTTGGCGCTGAGTCATGGCCTGCTGCGGGAGGGGGACGACTACGCCGGACTGGACAGCGCCGAGGCGCGGGCCTTCTTCGGCGGCTACCGGGTAGCGGTGGGCTCCACCGGCAACCTGGGCCTGTCCATCGGCATCATCAGCGCCAAGCTGGGTTTTCAGGCCAGCGTGCATATGTCGGCGGACGCGCGACAGTGGAAGAAGGACTTGCTGCGCAGCCATGGGGTCGAGGTGGTCGAGTATCCGTCTGATTACAGCGTGGCGGTGGCCGAAGGCCGCAAACAGGCGGCGTCCGATCCGCGCTGTCATTTCGTCGACGACGAGAATTCGGTCAATCTATTCCTTGGTTACGCGGTGGCGGCGGAGCGTCTGCGCGGCCAGTTGGCGGAGCAGGGCGTCCGGGTGGACGCCGAACACCCGCTGCTGGTGTACCTGCCCTGCGGTGTCGGCGGCGGGCCGGGCGGGGTCGCTTTCGGCCTCAAGCTGGCTTTCGGCGATGCGGTGCACTGTCTGTTCGCCGAACCCACCCACGCGCCCTGCATGCTGCTGGGTGTTTACACCGGGCTGCATGATGAGGTGGCGGTGCAGGATTTCGGCATCGACAATCTGACCGCCGCCGACGGCCTGGCGGTGGGCCGCCCGTCCGGCTTTGTCGGGCGCGCGATGCAGCGGCTGATAGACGGCTATTACACGGTGGACGATGGCGAGCTCTACCGCTTGCTGGCCATGCTGGAGCGCGAGCAGGGCTTGCGGCTGGAGCCGTCGGCGTTGGCCGGCATGCCGGGGCCGTTGCGGGTGTTGAGCGAGTCCCAGGGTTACCGCCAGCGGACGGGCTTGAGCGCGGAGCGGCTGTCGCGCGCCAGCCATCTGGTGTGGGGCACCGGCGGCGGCATGGTGCCGCCGGCGGAAATGGACGCCTATCTGGCGGAAGGCCGGCGGCGGCTGTCGGCGTGA
- the dsdC gene encoding DNA-binding transcriptional regulator DsdC, with protein MLNLPPRAGVRLDGAQWSNLHTFAAAARHLSFARAAEELCLSASAVSHRIARLERALGTRLFLRLTRSLRLSEDGERIYQAWLAGQTRLEAALNPQDDAEPAGAVALYARPSLAQCWLAPRLADFAARYPRIALDIRSGNEMVDFRAWNIDLALYYSAGEFPGLDAQRLMDEQVAPVCSPEYAERHGLRDNPAALAACLLLHDAQAWERAAHDAEWREWARRQNVALPPRGISFDRSDLCAQAAAHHAGVALGRRRLVQRQLERGELMLPLGPFQPLGPQAYYLVRPLPAPSPRVRAVMDWLRVCAAD; from the coding sequence ATGCTGAATCTTCCCCCGCGCGCCGGCGTCCGGCTGGACGGCGCGCAATGGTCCAATCTGCACACCTTCGCGGCGGCGGCGCGGCATCTGAGCTTCGCCCGCGCCGCCGAGGAACTGTGCCTGAGCGCCAGCGCGGTCAGCCATCGCATCGCCCGGCTGGAACGGGCGCTGGGCACCCGCCTGTTCCTGCGGCTGACCCGCAGCCTGAGGCTGAGCGAGGACGGCGAACGCATCTATCAGGCCTGGCTGGCCGGCCAGACGCGGCTGGAGGCGGCGCTGAATCCGCAGGACGACGCCGAGCCGGCCGGCGCGGTGGCCCTGTATGCGCGGCCCTCGCTGGCGCAATGTTGGCTGGCGCCGCGGCTGGCGGATTTCGCCGCGCGCTATCCGCGCATTGCGCTGGACATCCGCAGCGGCAACGAGATGGTGGACTTCCGCGCCTGGAATATAGACCTGGCGCTGTATTACTCGGCCGGCGAGTTTCCCGGCCTGGACGCGCAGCGTCTGATGGACGAGCAGGTGGCGCCGGTGTGCAGCCCGGAGTACGCGGAGCGGCACGGCTTGCGCGACAATCCGGCGGCCCTGGCCGCATGCCTGCTGCTGCACGACGCCCAGGCCTGGGAACGGGCGGCTCACGACGCCGAATGGCGGGAGTGGGCGCGGCGGCAGAACGTGGCCTTGCCGCCGCGGGGCATCAGCTTCGACCGTTCCGACCTATGCGCGCAGGCGGCCGCGCATCACGCCGGCGTGGCGTTGGGTCGGCGTCGCTTGGTGCAGCGGCAGCTGGAACGCGGCGAACTGATGCTGCCGCTGGGGCCGTTTCAACCGCTGGGGCCGCAGGCTTATTACCTGGTGCGTCCGTTGCCGGCGCCGTCTCCTCGGGTGCGGGCGGTGATGGACTGGCTGCGGGTTTGCGCGGCGGATTAG
- a CDS encoding glutathione S-transferase family protein, whose amino-acid sequence MITLYQFGPAMGLVDPSPFVMKADLLLKLSGLSYRRVRGDMRKAPKGKLPYIDDDGQIVADSTLIRLHLADKHGLTLDAGLSEAQKALAWSVDCMLGDHFYWGIVHERWMVDEHFARGPSVFFKGVPALLRGLVTRLVRRKVRANLWGQGMGRFSAAERLRLLEADVAALSALLGEQRYFMGETATWIDASVYAFVSGALTDAMGETPSRALVAARPNLAAYAERLRAEFYSG is encoded by the coding sequence ATGATCACTCTGTATCAGTTCGGCCCGGCCATGGGCTTGGTGGACCCCAGTCCCTTCGTGATGAAGGCGGACCTGCTGCTGAAGCTGTCGGGCCTGTCCTACCGCCGCGTGCGCGGCGATATGCGCAAGGCGCCCAAGGGCAAGCTGCCTTATATCGACGACGACGGCCAGATCGTGGCGGACTCCACGCTGATCCGCCTGCATCTGGCGGACAAGCACGGCCTCACGCTGGACGCCGGTCTCAGCGAGGCGCAGAAGGCGCTGGCCTGGAGCGTGGACTGCATGCTGGGCGATCATTTCTACTGGGGCATCGTGCATGAACGCTGGATGGTGGACGAACACTTCGCGCGCGGGCCCAGCGTGTTTTTCAAAGGCGTGCCGGCCTTGCTGCGCGGCTTGGTGACGAGGCTGGTGCGGCGCAAGGTGCGCGCCAATCTATGGGGGCAGGGCATGGGCCGTTTCAGCGCGGCGGAGCGCCTGCGGCTGCTGGAGGCGGACGTGGCGGCGCTGTCAGCCTTGTTGGGCGAGCAGCGTTATTTCATGGGCGAGACCGCCACCTGGATAGACGCCAGCGTTTACGCCTTCGTCAGCGGCGCCTTGACCGACGCGATGGGGGAAACCCCGTCGCGGGCGCTGGTGGCGGCGCGGCCCAATCTGGCGGCCTATGCGGAAAGACTGAGGGCCGAGTTTTACAGTGGATAG
- a CDS encoding M13 family metallopeptidase translates to MKMSRLLPLAALLCAAGAWADGGLDYGRYGIDLNGIDPAVRVQDNLSLHANGRWIQRTVIPAERSSAGVAEALADRNLERLRQLIEQAGQGTDAEAGQIAALYRSFMDEDVVARRGLEPLRESLRAVAGLGTAAEAVRYMGRLQDQPVDTPFRFYVGQDPKDSAAYLAGVGQSGLAMDQDYYLGKSADFAAARKAYLSYLERLFALAELDQPQSRARDVLAFETRLAKIQWTNVENRDIQKTYNKLSLAELARRQPGYDWPALLADAGLDAAKQLNLDQPGYLSKLAPLLRAAPASTLRNYLLARTLDAYAPSLTPAFVDAHFDFYGKTLEGRKQNRPRWKRGVGMVESGLGEALGKLYVARYFTPEAKRQADELVRNLLQAYDQSIDTLDWMSAATKRQAHIKLSKYTLKIGYPDKWRDYGGLQLAPDDLAGNVRRIAVFNYRYMSGKLGQPVDRKEWSMTPQTVNAYYNPANNEIVFPAAILQAPYFDPGFDPAVNYGSIGATIGHEISHGFDDQGSQFDGDGNMRNWWTASDKARFKAATRKLVKQYDRYQPVPGHHVNGELTLGENIADNAGLEVAYKAYHLALAGKDAPVLDGMSGDQRFFIAFAQSWRSKSRDEATLKQLVSDPHTPDLWRPIGTASNMEPFYQAFGVKPGDKMYLSPKQRFHLWW, encoded by the coding sequence ATGAAGATGAGCAGACTGCTGCCCTTGGCGGCCTTGCTGTGCGCGGCCGGCGCCTGGGCGGACGGCGGCCTGGATTACGGCCGTTACGGCATTGATTTGAACGGCATCGATCCGGCGGTGAGAGTACAGGACAATCTGTCGCTGCACGCCAATGGCCGCTGGATCCAGCGCACGGTGATTCCGGCCGAGCGTTCCTCGGCGGGCGTGGCGGAGGCTTTGGCGGACCGCAATCTGGAACGGCTGCGCCAGTTGATCGAACAGGCCGGGCAGGGGACGGATGCCGAGGCGGGGCAGATCGCCGCGCTGTATCGCAGCTTCATGGACGAGGACGTCGTCGCCCGGCGCGGGCTGGAGCCGCTGCGCGAATCGCTGCGGGCCGTGGCCGGTCTGGGCACGGCGGCGGAGGCGGTCCGCTATATGGGCCGCCTGCAGGATCAGCCGGTGGATACGCCGTTCCGCTTCTATGTCGGCCAGGACCCCAAGGATTCCGCCGCCTACCTGGCCGGCGTCGGCCAATCCGGTCTGGCGATGGACCAGGACTACTATCTGGGCAAGTCCGCCGACTTCGCCGCCGCGCGTAAGGCCTATTTGAGTTATCTGGAGCGGCTGTTCGCACTGGCGGAACTGGACCAGCCGCAAAGCCGCGCCCGCGACGTGCTGGCTTTCGAGACCCGGCTGGCGAAAATCCAGTGGACCAATGTCGAGAACCGCGACATCCAGAAAACCTACAACAAGCTGAGCCTGGCCGAGTTGGCGCGCCGGCAGCCCGGCTACGATTGGCCGGCCTTGCTGGCCGACGCCGGCCTGGACGCCGCCAAGCAGTTGAATCTGGACCAGCCCGGCTATCTGAGCAAGCTGGCGCCACTCTTGCGGGCCGCGCCCGCGTCCACGCTGCGCAACTACCTGCTGGCGCGCACGCTGGACGCTTACGCGCCCAGCCTGACGCCGGCCTTCGTCGACGCCCACTTCGACTTCTACGGCAAGACCCTGGAAGGCCGCAAGCAGAACCGCCCGCGCTGGAAACGCGGCGTGGGCATGGTGGAAAGCGGCCTGGGCGAGGCGCTGGGCAAACTCTATGTGGCGCGTTATTTCACGCCGGAGGCCAAGCGCCAGGCCGACGAACTGGTGCGCAATCTGCTGCAGGCCTACGACCAGTCCATCGACACTCTGGACTGGATGAGCGCCGCCACCAAGCGCCAGGCCCATATCAAGCTGTCCAAGTACACGCTGAAGATAGGCTATCCGGACAAGTGGCGCGATTACGGCGGCCTGCAGCTGGCGCCGGACGATCTGGCCGGCAATGTGCGGCGCATCGCGGTGTTCAACTACCGCTATATGAGCGGCAAGCTGGGCCAGCCGGTGGATCGCAAGGAATGGAGCATGACGCCGCAGACGGTGAACGCCTATTACAATCCGGCCAATAACGAGATCGTGTTCCCGGCGGCCATCCTGCAGGCGCCGTATTTCGATCCCGGCTTCGATCCGGCGGTCAACTACGGCAGCATAGGCGCCACCATAGGCCACGAAATCAGCCATGGTTTCGACGACCAGGGCAGCCAGTTCGACGGCGACGGCAATATGCGCAACTGGTGGACGGCCAGCGACAAGGCGCGCTTCAAGGCGGCCACGCGCAAGCTGGTCAAGCAGTACGACCGCTACCAGCCGGTGCCCGGCCACCATGTCAACGGCGAACTGACCCTGGGCGAGAACATCGCCGACAACGCCGGCCTGGAAGTGGCCTACAAGGCCTATCATCTGGCGCTCGCCGGCAAGGACGCGCCGGTGCTGGACGGCATGAGCGGCGACCAGCGTTTCTTCATCGCCTTCGCCCAATCCTGGCGCAGCAAGAGCCGCGACGAAGCCACGCTCAAACAGCTGGTGTCGGACCCGCACACGCCGGACCTGTGGCGGCCCATCGGCACCGCCAGCAATATGGAGCCGTTCTACCAGGCCTTCGGCGTCAAGCCGGGCGACAAGATGTATCTGTCGCCCAAGCAGCGCTTCCATTTGTGGTGGTGA
- a CDS encoding AraC family transcriptional regulator — protein MPRYLPATAPDPDQLADPIVGMAIDAPAPHDSGLHRHRRAQLMYAVSGVLQIRIGHTRCVLPPTMAAWIPSGLWHQAETGKPFAYRSLYFDPVVYPALPRRPQIIAVSPLLRELIVRVAEWPLSPLEPEQERLVEVLLDEAGRAPEQALSLPLPQDRRLLRIAEQLLQQPGDEATLEQLAAQAGASARTVNRLFQQQTGLSFSAWRRQLKMMEASRLLAEGESVSRVAAELGYAQDSAFIAMFRRHAGLTPGQLKRSV, from the coding sequence ATGCCGCGCTACCTGCCCGCCACGGCGCCGGACCCGGACCAGCTCGCCGATCCCATCGTCGGCATGGCCATAGACGCGCCGGCGCCGCATGACTCCGGCCTGCACCGCCATCGCCGCGCGCAGCTGATGTACGCGGTCAGCGGCGTGCTGCAAATCCGCATCGGCCACACCCGCTGCGTGCTGCCGCCGACAATGGCCGCCTGGATTCCCTCGGGCCTGTGGCATCAGGCCGAAACCGGCAAGCCTTTCGCCTATCGCAGCCTGTACTTCGATCCGGTCGTCTATCCCGCGCTGCCGCGGCGGCCGCAGATCATCGCCGTCAGCCCGCTGTTGCGGGAATTGATCGTGCGGGTGGCGGAATGGCCGCTGTCGCCGTTGGAGCCTGAGCAAGAACGGCTGGTGGAGGTGTTGCTGGACGAGGCCGGCCGCGCGCCGGAGCAGGCGCTGAGCCTGCCGCTGCCGCAAGACCGGCGGCTGCTGCGCATCGCCGAGCAGCTATTGCAGCAGCCCGGCGACGAGGCCACGCTGGAGCAATTGGCCGCCCAGGCCGGCGCCAGCGCCCGCACCGTCAACCGGTTGTTCCAGCAACAGACCGGGCTCAGCTTCAGCGCCTGGCGGCGGCAATTGAAAATGATGGAGGCCAGCCGGCTGTTGGCCGAGGGGGAAAGCGTCAGCCGGGTGGCGGCGGAACTGGGCTATGCGCAGGACAGCGCCTTCATCGCCATGTTCCGCCGCCATGCCGGGCTTACGCCCGGCCAGCTCAAACGCTCAGTCTGA
- a CDS encoding MFS transporter, with product MKTAIRAAPLALLIVLLGFPQLSETIYAPALTEIAQAYHVSAGQAQLTMSVYFLAFAFGVVCWGRLADLYGRRPALLAALACYGAGAVLAVMSRDFTALLLARLLLAFGASAGSVVVQTMLRDRYQGPALLTVFATVSAVLSLSPALGPPLGALLVAGFGHQGVFAALCGLAALLLLLSWKLAGETRPADLPPPAALGAVAARMARDPRVLATVWLVAGFNLLLFGFYTLAPFTLQLLGMPAWLFGLSGLLVAAGGLFGGAVNRRLAARGGAERLPRLALMAAGAAALVQLLSGWPGLRPAAAVGVLLLSQLAISAAFGCAIPPLLAGALRDYRQVQGTAGALLGLMYYLLIAGGLGLLGAAYQPYVLYQPMAMALLCAAMWPAARRLNR from the coding sequence ATGAAAACCGCGATCCGGGCGGCGCCGCTGGCGCTGCTGATTGTATTGCTGGGTTTCCCGCAATTGAGTGAAACCATTTACGCGCCGGCCTTGACCGAGATCGCCCAGGCTTACCATGTCAGCGCCGGTCAGGCGCAGTTGACGATGAGCGTCTACTTTCTGGCTTTCGCCTTCGGCGTGGTGTGCTGGGGCCGGCTGGCCGATCTATACGGACGGCGGCCGGCCTTGCTGGCCGCCCTGGCCTGTTACGGCGCGGGCGCGGTGCTGGCGGTGATGAGCCGCGATTTCACCGCGCTGCTGCTGGCCAGGCTATTGCTGGCCTTCGGCGCCAGCGCGGGTTCGGTGGTGGTGCAGACCATGTTGCGCGACCGCTATCAAGGCCCGGCCTTGCTGACGGTGTTCGCCACCGTCAGCGCGGTGTTGTCGCTGTCGCCGGCCTTGGGCCCGCCGCTGGGCGCTTTGCTGGTGGCCGGTTTCGGTCATCAGGGCGTGTTCGCCGCCTTGTGCGGCTTGGCGGCGCTGTTGCTGCTGTTGTCCTGGAAGCTGGCCGGCGAAACCCGGCCGGCGGACCTGCCGCCGCCGGCGGCCTTGGGCGCGGTGGCGGCCAGGATGGCGCGAGATCCGCGGGTGCTGGCCACGGTATGGCTGGTGGCCGGCTTCAATCTGCTGTTGTTCGGCTTTTACACGCTGGCCCCGTTCACGCTGCAATTGCTGGGCATGCCGGCCTGGTTGTTCGGCCTCAGCGGTTTGCTGGTGGCCGCCGGCGGCCTGTTCGGCGGCGCGGTCAATCGCCGGCTGGCGGCGCGAGGCGGCGCGGAACGCTTGCCGCGCCTGGCCTTGATGGCCGCCGGCGCGGCGGCCCTGGTGCAGTTGCTCAGCGGCTGGCCGGGTCTGCGGCCGGCCGCGGCCGTCGGCGTGCTGTTGCTCAGCCAACTGGCGATTTCCGCGGCCTTCGGCTGCGCGATTCCGCCGCTGCTGGCGGGGGCCCTGCGGGATTACCGCCAAGTGCAGGGCACGGCCGGCGCCTTATTGGGCCTGATGTACTACCTGCTGATCGCCGGCGGTCTGGGTTTGCTTGGCGCGGCTTATCAGCCGTATGTCTTGTACCAGCCCATGGCCATGGCGCTGCTGTGCGCGGCGATGTGGCCGGCGGCGCGGCGATTGAATCGGTAG
- a CDS encoding cupin domain-containing protein, translated as MKQASDIIVFQRHDVALESFVAAEDRRVAGECRQSVANHYSDPSGQFHAGIWSGGQGCWKVRYSEHEFCTLLQGRVKVSDEAGNSVELKQGDHFVIPAGFVGTWQVLEPACKTYAVFEARHAE; from the coding sequence ATGAAACAGGCCAGCGATATCATTGTGTTCCAGCGTCACGACGTGGCGCTGGAATCGTTTGTGGCGGCCGAGGATCGCCGCGTCGCCGGCGAATGCCGGCAAAGCGTGGCCAACCATTATTCCGATCCCAGCGGGCAGTTCCACGCCGGCATCTGGAGCGGCGGGCAGGGCTGCTGGAAAGTGCGCTACAGCGAACACGAGTTCTGCACGCTGTTGCAAGGACGAGTGAAGGTCAGCGACGAGGCCGGGAACAGCGTGGAGTTGAAGCAGGGCGATCACTTCGTGATCCCCGCGGGCTTCGTCGGCACCTGGCAGGTGCTGGAGCCGGCGTGCAAGACTTACGCGGTGTTCGAAGCGCGACACGCCGAGTGA